One stretch of Aigarchaeota archaeon DNA includes these proteins:
- a CDS encoding energy-coupling factor ABC transporter ATP-binding protein, giving the protein MIRFDNVTYVYPTGVRALNGVSIEIGRGELVALMGENGAGKTTFIKHLNGLLKPTNGNVYVDGKNTKTLSVAQLSRIVGVVFQNADDMFFLPTVEEEVAFSLRNLGFNEDVVQKRVDWALRFMELEEYKHRSPFLLSGGEKKRLALAIILAWNPQVIAMDEPTIGQDSAQKEKLKEMIKQLSLQGRTVIISTHDVEFVAELRPRVILMSKGRIVADGRADVILTDGELLSSCSILMPQVAATMSRLVDLGFNAKVISVEEAVKSIVEELKRLEHTRRF; this is encoded by the coding sequence ATGATAAGGTTCGATAACGTAACCTACGTTTACCCGACGGGTGTGAGGGCACTAAATGGTGTCAGTATCGAAATCGGAAGAGGCGAGCTAGTGGCACTAATGGGTGAGAATGGTGCTGGCAAGACTACGTTCATAAAACATCTGAACGGTCTCCTAAAGCCCACTAACGGCAACGTGTACGTAGACGGGAAGAACACCAAGACACTTAGCGTGGCACAACTATCCAGGATTGTAGGTGTGGTATTTCAGAACGCCGATGATATGTTCTTCCTTCCGACGGTCGAGGAAGAAGTTGCCTTCTCGTTGAGGAATCTGGGCTTTAACGAAGACGTTGTACAGAAAAGGGTAGACTGGGCCCTTAGATTCATGGAACTGGAGGAATACAAACACAGATCTCCCTTTCTGCTAAGCGGTGGTGAGAAGAAGAGGTTGGCCCTCGCGATAATCTTAGCATGGAACCCCCAAGTCATAGCGATGGATGAGCCTACCATCGGCCAAGATAGCGCACAGAAGGAGAAGCTAAAGGAAATGATAAAGCAGCTGAGCTTACAGGGAAGGACCGTCATAATCTCGACGCATGATGTGGAGTTTGTCGCAGAACTTAGACCGAGAGTTATTCTGATGTCAAAGGGAAGAATAGTCGCCGATGGTAGAGCCGACGTCATACTGACGGATGGCGAACTGCTTAGCAGCTGTTCAATACTCATGCCGCAAGTGGCTGCAACGATGTCCAGGTTAGTAGACTTAGGCTTTAACGCTAAAGTCATATCGGTCGAAGAGGCTGTGAAAAGCATAGTAGAGGAGCTGAAGAGGCTTGAGCATACTAGAAGGTTTTAA
- a CDS encoding energy-coupling factor ABC transporter ATP-binding protein, which produces MEIVKVEGLTFTYNGSNVPAISDINLSIEEGEFVLLLGPSGCGKSTLCRCLNGLIPHFYAGKIDGKVVVAGMEVSKTPTYVLSQHVGMVFQNPENQLFSLTVENDVAFALENLGMPRDEIRRRVDFALKAVGIEDLRKRSPFELSGGQQQKVAIASILALMPKLMILDEPTSSLDPVSAKSITEAILRIKKELGISIIVAEHRVELLADKVDRVIVMQKGRIVKDGRPREIFVSDEMISYGVPVPKVVGMAKGVNKHIQVFNEMPLSPEEFERGIRRFINDKVR; this is translated from the coding sequence ATGGAGATAGTAAAGGTCGAAGGGCTAACATTCACATACAACGGCTCTAACGTTCCTGCTATAAGTGACATAAACCTCAGCATCGAGGAGGGAGAGTTCGTTCTTCTTCTCGGACCAAGCGGTTGCGGGAAGTCAACGCTCTGTAGATGTCTGAACGGTCTTATACCACATTTCTATGCTGGCAAGATTGATGGGAAAGTAGTGGTCGCAGGCATGGAAGTTTCCAAAACGCCAACTTATGTGTTGTCCCAGCATGTGGGCATGGTATTCCAGAACCCGGAGAACCAGTTATTCTCATTGACCGTCGAGAATGACGTAGCCTTCGCGCTCGAGAACTTGGGCATGCCAAGGGACGAGATCAGACGCAGAGTGGATTTTGCACTTAAGGCGGTCGGAATAGAGGATTTGAGGAAGAGGTCACCTTTTGAGTTGTCGGGTGGCCAGCAACAGAAGGTTGCCATTGCCTCGATTCTTGCGCTAATGCCTAAGCTCATGATACTCGACGAGCCCACGTCCTCATTAGACCCTGTATCTGCGAAGTCGATAACCGAGGCGATTCTGAGAATAAAGAAAGAACTCGGAATTAGCATCATAGTTGCCGAGCACAGAGTTGAGTTGTTAGCCGATAAGGTGGATAGGGTGATCGTGATGCAAAAGGGCAGGATAGTCAAGGACGGAAGACCGAGGGAAATTTTCGTCTCGGATGAAATGATATCTTACGGCGTACCTGTACCAAAGGTTGTAGGCATGGCTAAAGGTGTGAACAAACACATCCAAGTGTTTAATGAAATGCCGCTCAGTCCTGAAGAATTCGAGCGGGGCATAAGGAGGTTCATCAATGATAAGGTTCGATAA
- a CDS encoding DHH family phosphoesterase produces MKDRTLAGGISSFLKSMSGKRVAIITHVGGDADAVGAAYVLKRVLEEVIGCTSVHVYIPDEMSAQVKAMVNYLKLDVKSEVIGDVDAVILVDVGSLEQVGEYLEDVMKLQGKICIIDHHIPPQGGYPQGFLTFLSEDYRALCELMMDVLQLMDVKLDMLEAEALFLGIYYDTARLSIADPETMVKVCELVRLGVNPSKSIHAIEVPIDISERIARLKGAMRMNLYRACEWLVATSQVNSFQTSVARAILSLGCHVSIVAGEYKDGVAVSMRSQQDFFTKTNINLGKDVAQIVGARLGGYGGGHAMAARAYCKSTPEEVIKLCLNLLEGLLGERLSRV; encoded by the coding sequence ATGAAGGACAGAACACTTGCCGGGGGCATCAGTAGCTTCCTTAAATCTATGAGTGGAAAGAGGGTAGCCATAATAACGCACGTCGGCGGCGATGCTGATGCTGTCGGTGCCGCCTACGTTCTCAAGAGAGTTCTGGAGGAAGTTATAGGCTGCACTTCGGTACACGTGTACATACCGGATGAAATGTCGGCGCAAGTGAAGGCTATGGTAAATTATCTTAAGCTCGACGTTAAGAGCGAAGTCATAGGTGATGTAGATGCTGTGATACTAGTAGACGTTGGTTCGCTCGAGCAAGTAGGCGAATACCTCGAAGACGTCATGAAATTACAGGGTAAAATATGCATTATAGACCACCACATACCCCCGCAGGGCGGTTATCCTCAAGGTTTTTTGACATTCCTTTCTGAAGATTATCGTGCGCTCTGCGAACTTATGATGGATGTCTTGCAACTTATGGATGTAAAGCTAGACATGTTGGAGGCGGAGGCACTATTCCTTGGAATCTATTATGACACCGCGAGACTGTCGATAGCCGACCCGGAAACTATGGTCAAAGTTTGCGAGCTCGTAAGGCTTGGTGTCAACCCTTCCAAGAGCATACATGCAATAGAAGTTCCAATCGATATCTCAGAAAGGATAGCACGTCTAAAAGGCGCTATGAGGATGAACTTATACAGGGCTTGCGAGTGGTTGGTTGCAACTTCGCAGGTGAATTCTTTCCAAACGTCTGTCGCTAGGGCCATCCTATCGCTTGGCTGTCACGTCTCAATAGTAGCTGGCGAGTACAAAGACGGAGTCGCCGTGTCGATGAGGTCGCAGCAAGACTTCTTCACTAAAACTAACATAAACCTAGGAAAAGATGTGGCACAGATTGTTGGCGCAAGGTTAGGAGGCTACGGTGGAGGACATGCCATGGCCGCGAGGGCATATTGTAAATCAACGCCAGAAGAGGTCATTAAGTTATGTTTGAACTTATTAGAAGGCTTGCTCGGTGAGAGGTTGAGCCGAGTGTAA
- a CDS encoding prefoldin subunit beta, with the protein MSKEIPPNVQQQLLRLQQLQQTLSALLAEKQRLEAELAEIKSALEELEKIDESAIVYKAVGPILVKVNKDKLTVELKDKKELTETRLKILEKQDAKMRTQIESVQKDIQRIMSGQQTSS; encoded by the coding sequence TTGTCGAAGGAAATACCGCCGAACGTTCAGCAGCAACTTCTCAGGCTACAACAGCTCCAGCAGACGCTGAGTGCTCTATTAGCGGAAAAACAGAGGCTTGAAGCCGAGCTTGCAGAAATAAAAAGCGCGCTCGAAGAGCTTGAAAAAATCGACGAGAGTGCCATCGTATACAAGGCCGTAGGCCCAATACTCGTAAAAGTGAACAAGGACAAGCTTACGGTTGAGCTAAAGGACAAAAAGGAGCTGACGGAAACTAGGCTCAAAATCTTGGAGAAGCAAGATGCAAAAATGAGGACGCAGATAGAATCTGTCCAGAAAGACATACAAAGAATCATGTCCGGCCAGCAGACCTCGTCATGA
- a CDS encoding KEOPS complex subunit Pcc1, producing MERHLKVRISIPINENASEVIARALKIEADSLSSKRVTVRLEASDNFLNLELNASDLTAMRAGINSFLRWIDAALQVYELASSKA from the coding sequence ATGGAACGACATTTAAAGGTCAGAATATCCATACCGATAAACGAGAACGCGTCGGAAGTCATCGCTCGGGCGTTAAAGATCGAGGCTGACAGCCTCTCGTCAAAGAGAGTAACTGTGAGATTGGAGGCTTCCGATAATTTCCTTAACCTGGAATTAAACGCGAGTGACCTAACGGCCATGAGGGCCGGCATCAACTCCTTTTTACGTTGGATAGACGCTGCCCTGCAGGTTTATGAGTTGGCATCCAGTAAAGCTTAA
- a CDS encoding 50S ribosomal protein L37ae — translation MGNKVGNTVKRFGARYGATLRKRLLEIEQQQKATYECPKCGVMAVKRKFIGVWSCRKCGYTFAGGAYTPYVSKK, via the coding sequence TTGGGTAATAAAGTCGGAAATACCGTCAAACGATTCGGTGCGAGATACGGTGCGACCTTAAGGAAGAGGCTGCTTGAGATAGAACAACAACAAAAGGCAACCTATGAGTGCCCAAAGTGCGGTGTCATGGCCGTCAAGCGGAAGTTTATCGGTGTATGGAGCTGTCGCAAGTGCGGTTACACCTTTGCAGGCGGCGCATATACACCATACGTTTCGAAAAAGTAG
- the rrp42 gene encoding exosome complex protein Rrp42, with protein MSFLPLKEKSFTVKIMSEKIYKLLQQGKRIDERSPYEFRKITIQTNVVEKANGSALVSMGSTRILTGIKVELGTPYSDRPNEGVFSVNAELLPLASKSFEPGPPDERGIELARVVDRCIREGKAIDLEKLCIVPGKTAYVLYIDIYVLDYDGNYFDPAVISAMAALATCTMPKYSATGEKIEGEYIKVPIRDVPLSSTIGIIKDKLLVDPCLVEEDSLDTSVVVCMDSASNVVAIQKNSPGHIPLSLVESIIDVAEEQIRKIRAQFKEVVGVG; from the coding sequence ATGTCATTCCTTCCACTCAAAGAAAAGTCATTCACTGTAAAAATAATGAGCGAAAAGATATACAAGCTACTCCAGCAGGGAAAGAGGATAGACGAGAGATCGCCGTACGAGTTTAGGAAGATAACGATACAGACAAACGTTGTGGAGAAGGCAAACGGCTCGGCGTTAGTATCTATGGGAAGCACGAGGATACTTACGGGAATAAAAGTTGAGCTCGGTACGCCCTATAGCGATAGACCTAACGAGGGTGTCTTCTCCGTTAATGCCGAGCTATTACCGCTCGCATCCAAAAGTTTCGAGCCAGGTCCACCCGATGAGAGGGGCATAGAGCTGGCGAGAGTTGTGGACAGATGTATACGCGAAGGAAAGGCGATAGACCTCGAGAAACTCTGCATCGTTCCAGGAAAAACAGCCTATGTCTTATACATAGACATATACGTGTTGGATTATGATGGTAACTATTTCGACCCGGCGGTTATATCTGCGATGGCTGCTTTGGCGACCTGTACCATGCCAAAGTATTCGGCCACTGGCGAGAAGATCGAGGGCGAGTACATAAAGGTGCCTATTAGGGACGTGCCTCTTTCGTCGACCATAGGCATAATCAAAGACAAGCTGCTAGTAGACCCTTGTTTGGTTGAAGAGGACTCCTTAGATACCTCGGTCGTCGTGTGTATGGATAGTGCATCTAACGTCGTCGCGATACAGAAGAACTCTCCGGGACATATACCGCTTTCTTTGGTGGAAAGTATAATAGATGTTGCAGAAGAACAAATACGCAAGATCAGGGCGCAGTTTAAGGAGGTCGTAGGGGTTGGGTAA
- the rrp41 gene encoding exosome complex exonuclease Rrp41: MTQMIKPKLIDENGKRLDGRGPTDLRPLKIEVSVLEKSDGSAYVELGKTKVYAAVYGPKEAHPKHLAIPDRAILNCRYHMTSFSTDERKILGMTRREIELSKVIRDALESVVFLEEFPRSAIDVFVEVVQADGGTRTAGLTAASLALADAGIPMRELIAAVAVGKVDGTIILDPSDIEDKYGEADMPVGIAPSSNTVVLLQLNGKMTKDEFKQGLELAQMGIQKIYQAQREALRRRYGISTTEV; encoded by the coding sequence ATGACGCAGATGATAAAGCCTAAGCTCATTGACGAGAACGGTAAAAGGTTGGATGGAAGGGGCCCGACGGATCTAAGACCCCTAAAGATAGAGGTTAGCGTTCTGGAGAAGAGCGATGGTTCTGCGTACGTGGAGCTGGGCAAGACGAAGGTGTATGCTGCCGTATATGGACCAAAAGAGGCTCATCCGAAGCACCTAGCTATACCGGATAGGGCGATACTCAACTGTAGGTACCACATGACGTCCTTTAGCACGGATGAACGAAAAATCCTCGGCATGACGAGGAGGGAGATAGAGCTCTCTAAGGTCATAAGGGATGCGCTCGAGTCTGTCGTGTTCCTTGAAGAGTTCCCAAGATCGGCCATAGACGTGTTCGTGGAGGTTGTACAGGCTGATGGTGGCACAAGGACCGCGGGGCTTACGGCTGCCTCACTCGCCTTGGCAGATGCAGGCATACCGATGAGGGAGTTGATAGCGGCGGTGGCTGTCGGTAAGGTGGACGGAACCATTATCCTAGACCCTTCAGATATAGAGGATAAGTATGGAGAGGCCGATATGCCGGTTGGTATAGCACCTAGCTCAAACACCGTTGTATTGCTCCAACTAAACGGAAAGATGACGAAAGATGAGTTTAAGCAAGGACTCGAGCTAGCCCAGATGGGCATCCAGAAGATTTACCAGGCCCAACGTGAAGCTCTTAGGAGAAGATATGGGATTAGCACTACGGAGGTTTAA
- a CDS encoding exosome complex protein Rrp4: MPIYFNDREIVLPGQLLSDDSRRAGEGTYVMNGKVYASTVGAATIRDGKVEVITFRGPYKPMVGDMVIGIVSDIKPIGVEVDLGGYVTALLKVKNAKELVSLDLKVGDVIYARVASSGLKGVLLEVNEQFKKINEGVLLMMTPTKIPRLIGKRGSMINMLKKITGCNIVVGTNGFIIVNGPSPAKEFAAISAIRLIEREAHSQGLTDKVMAYVSKLVGGEVSYDADDKA; this comes from the coding sequence ATGCCTATTTACTTTAACGATAGAGAAATTGTTTTGCCAGGACAACTTCTGTCCGATGATAGCAGGAGGGCTGGCGAGGGCACATATGTCATGAATGGAAAAGTTTACGCTTCCACGGTCGGCGCGGCAACGATAAGGGATGGAAAAGTAGAGGTCATAACGTTCAGAGGACCTTATAAGCCGATGGTTGGTGACATGGTCATCGGCATAGTATCGGATATAAAACCGATAGGCGTGGAGGTCGACCTTGGAGGTTACGTGACGGCGTTGCTTAAAGTTAAGAATGCAAAGGAACTCGTATCGCTCGACTTAAAAGTTGGGGATGTTATTTATGCGAGGGTTGCAAGCAGTGGGCTTAAAGGAGTTTTGCTGGAGGTGAACGAACAATTTAAGAAGATAAACGAGGGCGTGCTTCTGATGATGACTCCTACGAAGATACCTAGGCTGATAGGAAAGAGGGGCTCTATGATAAACATGCTTAAGAAGATTACTGGATGCAACATAGTAGTCGGCACAAACGGTTTTATAATCGTAAACGGTCCATCACCCGCGAAAGAGTTTGCCGCGATATCCGCGATAAGGCTTATAGAAAGGGAGGCACACTCCCAAGGCTTGACTGATAAAGTTATGGCATACGTAAGCAAGTTGGTTGGTGGTGAGGTTTCATATGACGCAGATGATAAAGCCTAA
- a CDS encoding ribosome assembly factor SBDS: MTKQKESYTIARLVRGETFEILVDPDNALKYKMGEKVPISKVLIYEEIYTDAKKGIRASEEQLLKTFKTKDKLAIATKILTEGTLQITSEQRHRLIEEKKRQIIEFISKNAVDPRTRLPHPPQRIELAMEQAGVSIDPFIDAKEQATKVIEKLSPILPMKVGMARMYVRVPGEFVGKAYGLLKNVGKIIKEEYKGDGSWVGEVEVMVGLQADLIEKLNKLCSGRAEARPIE, from the coding sequence ATGACAAAACAAAAGGAGTCGTATACTATCGCAAGGTTAGTACGCGGTGAAACGTTCGAGATACTCGTAGACCCGGATAACGCGCTCAAGTACAAGATGGGCGAAAAGGTTCCCATCTCGAAGGTTCTTATATACGAAGAGATCTACACCGACGCTAAGAAGGGCATAAGGGCATCGGAGGAACAATTGCTGAAGACTTTTAAGACGAAGGACAAGCTGGCTATAGCTACCAAGATACTCACCGAGGGGACCCTACAGATAACGTCCGAGCAAAGGCATAGACTGATAGAGGAAAAGAAGAGGCAAATAATAGAGTTCATATCCAAGAACGCGGTCGACCCGAGGACGAGGTTACCCCATCCACCGCAGAGAATCGAGCTGGCTATGGAACAAGCAGGCGTATCGATAGACCCGTTCATTGACGCAAAAGAGCAAGCAACGAAAGTTATAGAGAAGCTTAGCCCGATACTACCGATGAAGGTAGGCATGGCGAGAATGTACGTCAGGGTGCCCGGCGAGTTTGTAGGTAAGGCGTACGGTCTTTTGAAGAACGTCGGGAAGATAATAAAGGAAGAGTATAAAGGTGACGGTAGCTGGGTCGGCGAAGTTGAAGTGATGGTTGGTCTTCAGGCTGACCTAATAGAGAAGCTCAACAAGCTCTGTTCGGGAAGAGCAGAAGCAAGACCTATAGAGTAG
- a CDS encoding archaeal proteasome endopeptidase complex subunit alpha, with protein MAALGIAGAYDRAITVFSPQGRLYQVEYALETVRSGSTVVAITSKEGVVLAVEERMHTKLQNPEYSWKLFQIDEHIGAAAAGLNSDARVLVDNARIYAQIIRLSYDDAATVEAIGKRVGDIMQMYTQHAGVRPFGAALLIGGVDKTGPHVFYTEPSGLVLEYFSWSIGRGADKVKEFLEANYRNDISLEDAIRLAVASLIIQAEKIDEGWTIRLVTIPTSTRKYSPMPPSELDKYIKEMMEKYRSHVLK; from the coding sequence ATGGCAGCGTTAGGTATAGCGGGAGCTTACGACAGAGCGATTACTGTCTTCTCGCCACAAGGAAGATTGTACCAGGTAGAGTATGCCCTCGAGACTGTAAGGTCTGGTTCTACAGTCGTTGCCATAACATCGAAAGAGGGCGTTGTTTTAGCAGTTGAGGAAAGGATGCATACAAAGCTCCAGAATCCGGAATATTCATGGAAGCTTTTCCAGATTGACGAACACATAGGGGCGGCAGCTGCAGGTCTAAACTCCGATGCGAGAGTTTTGGTGGATAATGCAAGAATATACGCGCAGATAATAAGGCTCTCATACGACGATGCAGCGACAGTAGAGGCTATCGGAAAGAGGGTCGGGGACATTATGCAGATGTATACACAACACGCAGGCGTGAGACCGTTTGGTGCTGCTCTGTTGATCGGCGGTGTTGACAAGACTGGCCCGCACGTATTCTACACAGAACCAAGCGGTCTAGTTTTGGAGTACTTTTCGTGGTCTATAGGAAGGGGTGCCGACAAAGTAAAGGAGTTCTTGGAGGCGAACTACAGAAACGACATAAGCCTAGAGGATGCCATAAGGTTAGCCGTCGCGTCCTTGATAATCCAAGCTGAGAAGATAGATGAAGGATGGACCATTAGGCTCGTCACGATACCCACGTCCACTAGGAAGTATTCGCCTATGCCGCCCTCGGAGCTTGACAAGTACATCAAAGAGATGATGGAAAAATACAGATCCCATGTTTTGAAATAG
- a CDS encoding MBL fold metallo-hydrolase encodes MPTEFGGVKISWLGHDAFRLKDDKTIYIDPYKIKGKEMADIILITHEHFDHLSVDDINKISSEKCVIIAAKPCANQLGRVKAKEIKYVKPGDELEVDGIKIKAVPAYNITKFREPGRPFHPKDAGGVGYIVNMKGISIYHTGDSDFIPEMKELKVDVFLVPVSGTYVMTAEEAASAANTIMPKLAIPMHYGAIVGSEKDAEQFKKLAKCEVRILNKED; translated from the coding sequence ATGCCAACAGAGTTTGGGGGCGTTAAGATAAGCTGGCTCGGTCACGATGCTTTCAGGTTGAAAGACGACAAAACGATCTACATAGACCCTTACAAGATAAAGGGAAAAGAGATGGCGGATATAATCTTAATAACGCACGAGCATTTTGATCATCTCAGTGTTGATGATATCAACAAGATATCTTCTGAGAAGTGTGTGATAATAGCTGCTAAACCTTGTGCAAACCAGTTGGGAAGAGTGAAGGCAAAGGAGATAAAGTACGTGAAGCCTGGTGATGAGCTTGAGGTCGACGGTATAAAGATAAAGGCCGTACCTGCGTATAACATTACGAAATTCAGGGAACCTGGAAGGCCATTTCATCCAAAGGATGCGGGCGGTGTCGGCTACATAGTTAACATGAAGGGCATAAGCATATACCATACAGGCGACTCGGATTTTATACCGGAGATGAAGGAATTAAAGGTAGATGTTTTCTTGGTTCCGGTCAGCGGAACGTACGTCATGACGGCTGAGGAGGCTGCTTCTGCCGCGAACACCATAATGCCGAAGCTTGCCATACCCATGCACTACGGCGCGATAGTCGGCTCAGAAAAGGATGCTGAGCAGTTCAAAAAGCTGGCCAAGTGCGAAGTAAGAATACTAAATAAAGAAGACTGA
- a CDS encoding NAD(P)-dependent oxidoreductase, translating to MRKVGIIGTGLMGSAIARRLISKGYEVLGFNRTRSKVEELAPIGVKVAETPRQVAESSDVVLTILKDAVALESVMFGEGGIAYSARKNVVVANVSTISPSEAVRISSRLEREGIVMLDTPVMGGPPLAERGMLVILVSGSGQHYELIKDVLDAIASKIFYIGGQGKANALKLALNLQVALTAVAVSEGIVLAKASGVDPSTFVEVLNSTEYRTGLSERKGPKMVQGKFEKTFALDMMLKDLRLINETAKELSVVLPFASLAEQIYRAAGKRYGDLDYTAILAFIEMLNMVT from the coding sequence ATGCGTAAGGTAGGTATAATAGGAACAGGATTGATGGGAAGCGCGATTGCTAGAAGGTTAATCAGCAAAGGATACGAAGTTTTGGGGTTTAACAGGACTAGGAGTAAGGTCGAGGAGTTGGCACCGATAGGCGTAAAAGTTGCGGAGACACCGAGGCAAGTAGCGGAAAGCTCCGATGTCGTCCTGACGATACTGAAGGATGCCGTGGCACTCGAAAGCGTGATGTTCGGTGAAGGGGGCATAGCCTACAGCGCTCGGAAGAACGTTGTGGTAGCGAACGTAAGCACAATAAGCCCGTCGGAGGCGGTCAGGATATCTAGCAGACTTGAGAGGGAAGGCATAGTCATGCTGGACACACCGGTGATGGGCGGGCCTCCGCTGGCAGAGCGTGGCATGCTCGTCATATTAGTTAGCGGTAGCGGGCAACACTATGAGCTCATCAAGGACGTGCTAGATGCCATCGCGTCTAAGATATTCTACATAGGCGGTCAGGGAAAGGCGAACGCCCTGAAGCTCGCCTTAAATCTGCAGGTAGCCTTAACCGCGGTGGCGGTCTCTGAGGGTATTGTGTTGGCTAAGGCCTCGGGCGTAGACCCAAGCACCTTCGTAGAGGTCCTTAACTCGACCGAGTACAGAACAGGTTTAAGCGAGAGGAAAGGGCCGAAGATGGTGCAGGGTAAGTTCGAAAAGACCTTTGCACTCGATATGATGTTGAAGGATCTTAGGCTAATAAACGAGACGGCTAAGGAACTCTCCGTCGTCCTACCTTTCGCGTCGCTGGCTGAGCAGATCTATAGGGCAGCAGGAAAGCGGTACGGTGACCTTGACTACACGGCGATACTTGCCTTCATCGAGATGCTTAACATGGTGACGTAA
- a CDS encoding class II aldolase/adducin family protein, translating to MSEQELRRKLVSVGKKAFEYRLLSGTWGNISARFGKDKMLITPSGFEKVALKPSDIILMDLHGKVLKGKWKPSSEVPVHSLIYKVREDVNAVIHTHSHYATALAVAGQEIPVLTSEFASAVGHKVPVTRYVTSGTHEFAEEVVKTLGEGKAVLLRNHGVIAVGDSLEDAFQTALLIEDEARTFILASSLGYAKPFDAEEVRKLREAYLKGYGQEKRRLNLKL from the coding sequence ATGTCGGAGCAAGAACTTAGGAGGAAGTTGGTGTCTGTAGGAAAGAAGGCTTTCGAGTATAGGCTCCTATCCGGGACCTGGGGCAACATAAGCGCAAGGTTTGGTAAAGACAAGATGCTTATAACACCAAGTGGTTTCGAGAAGGTAGCGCTGAAGCCGAGCGACATCATTCTGATGGACCTGCATGGCAAAGTCCTCAAGGGTAAATGGAAACCTTCATCGGAAGTGCCCGTTCATAGCCTGATTTACAAAGTAAGAGAAGATGTAAATGCAGTAATACATACACACTCGCATTACGCAACCGCATTAGCTGTCGCCGGACAGGAAATACCGGTGCTAACCTCCGAGTTTGCGTCAGCTGTAGGTCACAAAGTACCCGTCACACGCTACGTCACGTCGGGCACGCATGAGTTTGCAGAAGAAGTCGTTAAGACACTGGGTGAAGGAAAGGCGGTTTTGTTGAGGAACCATGGCGTAATCGCGGTCGGTGATTCCTTAGAGGATGCATTCCAGACAGCTTTGTTGATAGAGGACGAAGCGAGGACGTTCATTCTTGCAAGCTCCTTAGGTTATGCAAAACCCTTTGATGCTGAAGAAGTGAGGAAGCTTAGAGAGGCATACCTGAAAGGCTACGGTCAAGAAAAAAGAAGGTTGAACTTGAAGCTTTAG
- a CDS encoding DUF2190 family protein, translating into MDAWPDSDVGDLVSPRDESVVLSFKAAATIAKGDPVYLVDQDTVAPATAPTNCLGIALKNASEGDYVPVCVFGVVKVVAGATINIGQAVCGADSLRRILPLTDQDVNESGTGTYTIYYARRLGIALDKFTAPGDTGRILVVK; encoded by the coding sequence ATGGACGCTTGGCCTGATTCGGATGTCGGGGACTTAGTTTCCCCAAGGGATGAGAGCGTCGTGTTGAGCTTCAAGGCCGCTGCAACGATAGCCAAAGGCGATCCCGTATACTTAGTAGACCAAGATACTGTAGCACCGGCGACGGCACCTACGAATTGTTTAGGGATAGCCTTGAAAAACGCTTCGGAGGGTGATTACGTACCGGTGTGTGTATTTGGTGTAGTGAAGGTTGTGGCAGGCGCAACCATAAACATAGGCCAGGCCGTGTGTGGTGCGGATAGCTTGAGACGCATACTTCCGCTGACAGATCAAGATGTAAATGAAAGTGGAACCGGCACGTATACGATATACTATGCCAGGAGGCTCGGTATCGCCCTAGATAAATTCACCGCTCCCGGCGATACCGGTAGAATCCTTGTGGTGAAGTAA